The region CACCACGAAGTGGCAACTGCCGGCCAGAACGAAATCGGCGTGCAGTTCAACACCCTGGTGAAGAAGGCTGACGAAGTTCAGACTCTCAAGTACTGCGTACACAACGTTGCCGACGCTTACGGTCGCACCGCTACCTTCATGCCTAAGCCGCTGTACGGCGACAACGGCTCGGGTATGCACGTACACATGTCCATCTCCAAAGAAGGTAAGAACACCTTCTCCGGCGAAGGCTATGCCGGCCTGTCCGATACTGCTCTGTACTTCATCGGCGGCATCATCAAGCACGGTAAGGCACTGAACGGCTTCACCAACCCGGCTACCAACTCCTACAAGCGTCTGGTACCAGGCTTCGAAGCCCCGGTAATGCTGGCCTACTCCGCTCGCAACCGTTCGGCATCGATCCGTATTCCATACGTTTCCAGCCCGAAAGCCCGTCGCATCGAAGCTCGCTTCCCGGACCCGGCTGCCAACCCATACCTGTGCTTCGCTGCACTGATGATGGCCGGCCTGGACGGTATCCAGAACAAGATCCACCCAGGCGATGCCGCTGATAAGAACCTGTACGACCTGCCGCCTGAAGAGGCGAAAGAGATTCCACAGGTTTGCGGCAGCCTGAAAGAAGCCCTGGAAGAGCTGGACAAGGGCCGTGCGTTCCTGACCAAAGGTGGCGTGTTCTCCGACGACTTCATCGATGCCTACATCGCTCTGAAGAGCGAAGAAGAAATCAAGGTTCGTACCTTCGTACACCCACTGGAATACGAGCTGTACTACAGCTGCTAATCCAGTAACGCACTAAAGAAAGGCCTCTTCGGAGGCCTTTTCTTTTTTTCTGACATCGTTATACGAAACAACTGACAGGTACTGGAACCGGATAAAGGCAAACTGGCTTTTTCTAACGAGGCCAGCCCACCATGCGCATACCGCTACTTGCCGCACTGACAGCCCCCTTGTTGTCAATTCAAGGTTGCACTCCGACAACACCAGCAGACACGGCACTGGTCCAGCTGCTGGACAGTATGGAGCAACGCCTGGACATATCCGAACAGGTTGCCTTGAGCAAATGGGATTCTGGCCAGCTGGTCCAGGCACCTCAGCGCGAACGCCAGGTCATTGCCCAGGCGCAATCAGAGGCACTCCGCTCCGGCGTCGATGCTCAGCGCGCAGGCGTATTTTTTTTCGATCAGATCGAAGCCAACAAACTGCTGCAATACAGCGCGTTATCGCGCTGGCATGCAGCAGGCAGCGCCCCACAGACACCACGCATCGACCTGGCAACGCAACTGCGCCCACAACTGGATCGCCTGCAGCAAGTCTTGCTCGATGAACTGGCCGAATTTGATCGTCATAGACCCGAGCCCTGCTCGTCAGCCTTGGCTCAAGCCATAGAAAAGCGGAAAAAGAGTCCCGAACGCTCCTTGGCGCTGATTCGTGCCACCGCCCATTTGTGTCCAGCACTATGAACCCCCCCTATGCTCTATATTGGTGCACAGAACAGCGTTACCAGGAGCGGACCAGCCCAATTTGGTTCAAGCCAAGGGCTAATGTAGGGCTTTACAGCCATATTTAGCGCAAATCCAGGACTTTATCCGGCAGATCCGCTTCTTTTCGGAGCCTTGGTTTGTTTTTTGCATTTTCTTGTTACCAGCAGACAACCAGCGCCCGCGATCCCGGCACAGCCGGGGTCGTCATGAGCCAAAAGAGGTCAAAGACGCCCCATGACCATCAGCGATGCCCTGCACCGACTGCTACTGGACAACCTGACAACCGCGACCATATTGCTCAATGCCGATTTGCGCCTTGAGTACATGAACCCGGCAGCTGAAATGCTTCTGGCTATCAGTGGTCAACGCAGCCACGGGCAATTCATCAGTGAGTTGTTCACCGAATCACCGGAAGCGCTCAATTCATTGCGCCAGGCGGTCGAGCACGCGCATCCATTCACCAAGCGCGAAGCCCTGCTGACCTCTTTGACCGGACAAACCCAGACTGTCGACTATGCGGTAACGCCGATTCTGAGTGGCGGGCGAACCTTGTTGCTGCTTGAAGTACACCCCCGCGACCGACTGCTGCGGATCACCAAGGAGGAGGCCCAACTGTCCAAGCAGGAAACCACCAAATTGCTGGTGCGTGGCCTGGCCCATGAGATCAAGAACCCACTCGGGGGCATCCGTGGAGCCGCACAGCTGCTTTCCAGGGAGTTGCCCGAGGAAGGCCTCAAGGATTACACCAATGTGATCATTGAAGAGGCCGACCGCCTGCGTAACCTGGTCGACCGCATGCTCGGCTCGAACAAACTGCCGTCGCTGGCGATGACCAATATTCATGAAGTCCTCGAGCGGGTGTGCAGCCTGGTCGAGGCTGAAACCCAGGGCGGAATTACCCTGGTACGCGACTACGACCCGAGCCTGCCGGACGTGCTGATCGACCGCGAGCAAATGATCCAGGCCGTACTCAACATCGTGCGTAATGCCATGCAAGCCATCAGTGGCCAGAACGAACTTCGCCTGGGGCGAATCAGTCTGCGCACCCGGGCCATGCGCCAGTTCACCATTGGCCACACACGCCATCGCCTGGTGGCCAAGGTCGAGATCATCGACAACGGCCCAGGTGTTCCGGCCGAGCTGCAAGAAACCATCTTTTACCCAATGGTCAGCGGCCGTCCGGACGGTACCGGGCTGGGCTTGGCCATCACCCAGAACATCATCAGCCAGCACCAGGGCCTGATCGAATGTGACAGCCATCCAGGCCACACCATCTTTTCGATTTTCCTGCCGCTGGAACAAGGAGCCAACGCCTCATGAGCCGAAGTGAAACCGTCTGGATCGTCGACGATGATCGTTCCATCCGCTGGGTCCTGGAAAAAGCCCTGCAACAGGAAGGCATGACCACCCAGAGCTTCGACAGTGCCGACGGGGTCATGAGTCGCCTGGCCCGCCAGCAGCCGGATGTGATCATCTCCGATATCCGCATGCCCGGCGCCAGCGGCCTGGACCTGCTCGCACAGATTCGCGAACAGCATCCGCGCCTGCCAGTGATCATCATGACCGCCCATTCGGACCTCGACAGCGCGGTGGCCTCCTATCAAGGTGGTGCCTTCGAATACCTGCCCAAACCGTTCGACGTCGATGAGGCAGTGTCATTGGTCAAACGGGCCAATCAGCACGCTCAGGAGCAGCAAGGACTGGATGCCGCTCCAACCCTGACCCGCACCCCGGAAATCATTGGCGAAGCGCCAGCGATGCAGGAGGTGTTCCGCGCCATCGGCCGCCTGAGCCACTCCAACATCACCGTGCTCATCAACGGCGAGTCAGGCACCGGCAAAGAGCTGGTAGCCCATGCCCTGCACCGCCACAGCCCCCGTGCGGCTTCACCGTTCATCGCCTTGAACATGGCAGCCATTCCCAAGGACCTGATGGAATCCGAGCTGTTCGGTCACGAAAAAGGCGCGTTTACCGGTGCCGCCAACCTGCGTCGAGGGCGATTCGAGCAGGCCGACGGCGGCACGCTGTTCCTCGACGAGATCGGCGATATGCCGGCCGATACCCAAACCCGACTGCTGCGTGTACTGGCTGATGGCGAATTCTATCGGGTTGGCGGTCATGTGCCGGTCAAGGTCGATGTGCGGATTATCGCGGCGACTCACCAAAACTTGGAAACCCTGGTACAAGCCGGCAAGTTCCGCGAAGACTTGTTCCATCGCTTGAACGTTATCCGTATTCATATTCCACGCCTGGCCGATCGTCGCGAGGACATCCCGACACTGGCGCGACACTTCCTCGGCCGTGCCGCTCAGGAACTCGCGGTCGAGCCCAAGCTGCTCAAGCCGGAAACCGAAGAGTTCATGCGCAATCTGCCGTGGCCAGGCAACGTTCGCCAGCTGGAAAACACTTGTCGCTGGATCACGGTGATGGCGTCGGGTCGGGAAGTGCATGTTGGTGACTTGCCGCCTGAACTGCTCAACCTGCCTCAGGACACCGCTCCGGTGACCAACTGGGAACAGGCATTGCGTCAGTGGGCAGACCAGGCTTTATCCCGTGGCCAATCGAGCCTGCTCGACAGCGCCGTGCCAAGTTTCGAACGCATCATGATCGAGACGGCCCTCAAGCACACTGCTGGCCGACGGCGCGATGCTGCGGTGCTGCTCGGCTGGGGGCGCAACACCTTGACGCGCAAAATCAAGGAACTGGGAATGAAAGTGGCCGGCGGTGAAGAGGACGGCGAGGACGAAGCCTGACTCATCAATGGCTCACCTGCTGGAGGAGCGGTAGGTGCGGGCTTGCCCCGCAACCTGCCTTCTGGCAGCAGTTTCTCTACATGCACCGAACCAGTGCTCGATGCACCGCAGCAAAGCAGAAATCCCCGGGAGAAGCCCGATATAGACGCCAAAACCCGCTAATTTGAGGGTTGAAACAAAACTGGCACACACCCTGCATTAGTATCGGTACTTCCAGTTTCGGGGGCCTTGGTACAGGCAGGCCGGGGATTCCCCTCTTTTATTCGTGCAGGCGAACCTGCACTCGCCAGCGTCCATCTTGCTCCGCTCCGACCCAGTTGCCGTGCAGCGGTCGGGCCGCGATCAAGGTTACCAGCAACCCGCCATCGCTTTTCTGAATCCGCCAACTGACAGGCTTGCCCTGCTGTTCAAGCTGGCCTCGAGCCGCTTTGCCCTGCGCCTCGAACAGCAAGGCCACCGTGCCATCGACCTCTTCGCCATGGAGCTTGGGCTCCTCGTTGAACCACAGGTCCAAGCCGCCTTCGACTATCTGTACCTGTTGCAATTCGCGAGGCTCGGGGGTGGTCAGCCGACCGATCATCAGTCCGACCAGCATGCCGACAATCGCCAGCGAAAACAGCACTCGTGGCCATTGCTGCGAACGCCGGTCCGGTTCAGGAGTAGAATGCTCGCTATCTTTATGTTCGGAGCCGTGCATGTTTCACGTCATCCTCTTTCAACCAGAGATTCCGCCGAATACCGGCAACATTATCAGGCTGTGTGCCAACAGCGGCTGCCACTTGCACCTGATCGAGCCCATTGGCTTCGAACTGGACGACAAGCGTCTGCGTCGCGCCGGGCTGGACTACCACGAGTATGCCACTCTCAAACGTCATACCGATTTGTCCAGTTGCCTGGAAAGCCTCGGCCAGCCACGACTGTTCGCCTTCACTACCAAGGCCTCGCACCCCTACCACGAAACGGCGTTCCAGCCTGGTGATGCCTTTTTGTTCGGCCCGGAAAGCCGGGGCCTGCCTGCCGAGGTACTCGACAACCTGCCTGCGCAGCAGCGCCTGCGGCTGCCCATGCGCCCGGGGTGCCGGAGCCTGAACCTTTCTAATACGGTGGCAGTGACAGTGTATGAGGCTTGGCGTCAGCAGGGTTTTGCCTGACGGTTATCGCCCGATTCCTCGACAGCCCCATGAAAAAAGCGCCCATCAGGGCGCTTTTTCGGCACATTGCAACAAGCTTATTGCAGCGAGGGGGCTTCGCCAGCTTCCTGCATGCGTTGCATTTCTTGTGCGTACAGCGCATCGAAGTTGACTGGCGATAGCATCAGGGCCGGGAACGAACCGCGGGTCACCAGGCTGTCCAGCGCTTCACGCGCATACGGGAACAGGATGTTCGGGCAGAACGCACCCAGGGTGTGGCTCATCGAAGCCGGGTCCAGGTTCTTGATCAGGAAGATACCGGCCTGTTGGACTTCAGCGATGAAGGCCACTTCGTCACCGTTCTTGACGGTAACCGACAGGGTCAGCACGACTTCGTGGAAATCACCTTCCAGACCTTTCTGCTTGGTGTTCAGGTCCAGGGCAACACTTGGTTCCCACTGCTGACGGAAGATCGCCGGGCTTTTCGGCGCTTCGAACGACAGGTCACGCACATAGATGCGCTGCAGGGAGAATTGTGGAGCGCTTTCGTCAGCAGCGGCCGCTTCGTTGTTCTGTTGATCAGTCATGACAGATCCTTCTTTGCAGGGTCTTTAATAGGGGTTCTTGGTCAAGCCTTGAGCAAACCATCGAGCTTGCCGGAGCGCTCAAGGGCATACAGGTCGTCGCAACCGCCGACATGGGTACTGCCGATCCATATCTGCGGTACCGAGGTACGGCCGGCCTTCTGGACCATTTCAGCACGCACCTGCGGCTTGCCATCGACCTTGATCTCTTCGAAAGCCACACCTTTGCTCTGCAACAGGTGCTTGGCCCGCGAGCAGTAAGGGCAGTAGTCGCTGGAGTAGACGATGACGTTGTTCATATCACTTCACCAGAGGCAGGTTGTCGGCTTTCCAGCTCGACACACCACCGGACAGCTTGGCAGCGGTAAAACCGGCCTTGAGCAATTCACGGGCGGTGGTGCCGGCATGCTGGCCCATCGCATCGACCACGATCAGGGTCTTGGCCTTGTGCTTTTCCAGCTCGCCGATACGGGCAGCGAACTTGTCTTGCGGAATATTCAGAGCGCCAACAATGTGGCCAGCCGCGTAATCCTTGGTCGAACGGATGTCGATAACCAGGCCTTTCTCGCTGTTGACCAGTGCCGTCAGCTCGCCGGTACTCAGGCTACGACCACCTTTGCGGGCTTCAGTAACGATCAGCAGAATCAGCAGAACGACGAAGATACCAACCAGCAGATAGTGATTTGTTGCGAATTCAATCAGGTGAGCAACCATCGGAGGGTGTTCCAGGCCATTAAAAATGTTGGCCAGTATACACAGCCCCCTAGGTCGGCCAAAGCCCGCCCGAGCGGCTAGCTGCCAGTAATTCTCATCTATGCCTGCTGTCCGTCGGCCAACGCTGGGCGGCGGGCAAGGTAAATTCGTCATTCATGGCCAATTTGCCCTAAAATGCGTGTCTTTATCATCTGAACAACCGTGAGTGCGATTGATGACGAGCACGCCAAAACCTTTGGTCCTGATCATCCTGGATGGTTTCGGTCATAGCGAAAGCCACGAATACAACGCCATCTACTCGGCCAACACGCCGGTCTACGATCGCCTGCGCGCCACCCAGCCGCATGGCTTGATCTCGGGCTCGGGCATGGACGTCGGCCTGCCTGACGGACAGATGGGCAACTCGGAAGTGGGTCATATGAACCTTGGCGCTGGCCGCGTGGTTTACCAGGACTTCACTCGGGTGACCAAATCCATCAAAGATGGCGACTTTTTCGAAAATGCCGTGCTGTGCGGCGCGGTCGACAAAGCCGCATCAGCCGGCAAAGCCGTCCACATTCTCGGTCTGCTTTCCGATGGTGGCGTGCACAGCCACCAGGACCACTTGATCGCCATGGCCGAACTGGCCGCACAGCGTGGCGCCGAGAATATCTACCTGCACGCCTTCCTTGACGGCCGTGACACGCCCCCCAAAAGCGCACAGTCGTCCATCGAGCTGCTCGACGCCACGTTCGCCAAGCTCGGCAAGGGCCGCATCGCCAGCCTGATCGGTCGCTACTACGCTATGGACCGCGATAATCGCTGGGACCGTGTTGCAGCTGCCTATAACCTCATCGTCGACAGCGCCGCCGAATTTACCGCCGACAACGCCAAGGCTGGCCTCGAAGCTGCCTACGCCCGTGGCGAGAGCGACGAGTTCGTCAAAGCCACACGCGTTGGCGCAGCAGTCAAGGTCGAAGACGGCGACGCGGTAATCTTCATGAATTTTCGCGCCGACCGCGCCCGCGAACTGTCGCGCGTGTTCGTCGAAGCCGATTTCAACGAATTCCCACGAGCACGCCTGCCGAAATTGGCGGCCTATATCGGCCTGACCCAGTATTCGGCAAAAATCCCGGCCCCTGCCGCTTTTGCCCCTGGCAGCTTGGACAACGTGCTGGGCGAATACCTGGCCAAGAACGGCAAGACTCAGCTACGCATTGCCGAAACCGAGAAGTACGCGCACGTCACCTTCTTCTTCTCCGGCGGTCGCGAAGAACCGTTCGAAGGCGAAGAGCGCATCCTGATTCCATCGCCAAAGGTCGCTACCTATGACCTGCAGCCGGAAATGAGCGCTCCGGAAGTGACCGACCGCATCGTTGAAGCCATCGAGCAGCAGCGTTACGACGTGATCGTGGTCAACTATGCCAACGGCGACATGGTCGGCCATAGCGGTGTATTCGAAGCGGCGGTCAAGGCAGTTGAGGCACTGGACCTGTGTGTCGGGCGCATCGTCCAAGCTCTCGACAAGGTTGGCGGCGAAGCCTTGATCACGGCTGACCATGGCAACGTCGAGCAAATGGAAGATGCCTGTACTGGTCAGGCGCACACCGCGCATACCACCGAGCCGGTGCCTTTCATCTATGTCGGCAAACGCAACGTCAAGGTCCGCGAAGGCGGTGTTCTGGCTGACGTCGCGCCAACCATGCTCAAACTGCTGGGCCTTGAAAAACCAGCAGAAATGACCGGCGAGTCGATTCTCGTAGAGGGCTGAAGCTAAAAGTCATCAGCACCAAGGGGCAAGAAAAGGCGCAATCGCGCGCGATCTTCTTGCCACTTGATGCGTGCAACTTGAAGCTTTAGCCGACCAACGCCTCAACGCAGTTGCCTTGAGGCGTTTTTTTTGCGGCCTGCGGCGGGCATACTAGGCCAGTCTCCATCCCTGGTGTCGCTCACTCCATGTTCCGCGTCCTGATCGTTCTAGCCATGTCTTGCTTGCTCAGCCCGGCGTTTGCCGATGAGCGCGCGCAAACCCAGCAGCAACTGGACGCCACGCGTCAGGACATTGCCGAGCTGAAAAAAATGCTTGGCCAGTTGCAGCAGGAAAAATCCGGTGTGCAGAAAGACCTGCGCAATACCGAAACCGATATCGGCAAGCTGGAAAAGCAGGTGGAGGCCCTGCAACAGGAACTAAAAAAGACCGAGGGCGAGCTGGAGCGCCTTGATCAAGAGAAAAAAAAACTCCAGAGCGCCCGCGTTGAACAACAACGGCTGATTGCCATCCAGGCCCGTTCGGCTTACCAGAACGGCCGCGAGGAATACCTCAAGCTGCTGCTCAACCAGCAGAACCCGGAAAAATTCGCTCGCACCCTGACCTATTACGACTACCTCAGCCAGGCGCGCCTGGCGCAGTTGCGCAGTTTCAATGAAACCTTGCGCCAGTTGGCCAACGTCGAACAGGACATCAGCCTGCAGCAAGCCCAGCTACTGGCCCAGCAAGGCAACCTGGACGCTCAGCGCCAGGAACTCGAAAAAGTACGCAGCGAACGCCAGCAAGTACTGGCCAAGCTCAATACCGACGTCAAAGCCCGCGACCAGAAACTGCAGGCTCGTGAGCAGGATCAGGCCGACCTGAGCAAAGTTCTCAAAACCATTGAAGAAACCCTGGCCCGACAGGCCCGTGAAGCCGAAGCAGCCCGTCAAAAGGCGCTGCTCGCGGCCCAGGAAGCGCAAAAGCAGCGTCAGCGCGACGCCCTGGCAGCAAGCAGCAGCGCGACGCCAAGCAAACCCAAGGCCCTTCCCGGCCCCCTGGTTTCCAGCAGCGGCGAAACCTTCGGCGGCGCTTTTTCTTCGGCTCGAGGAAAACTTCCATGGCCGGTCAATGGTCGATTGCTCGCGCGGTTTGGCGAAGCCCGTGGCGGTGACTCACGGGCAAAATGGGACGGGGTAATGATCAGTGCCTCTGCCGGCAGCCAAGTACGTGCTGTGCATGGCGGTCGAGTCGTGTTCGCCGACTGGTTGCGCGGCGCTGGACTTCTGGTCATTCTCGACCATGGTAATGGTTACCTGAGCCTGTACGGCCACAACCAGAGCCTGCTCAAGAGTGCCGGAGACGTGGTCAAGGCCGGTGAGGCCATTTCCACCGTCGGCGACAGCGGTGGCCAGAACAGCTCGGGGCTGTATTTCGCCATCCGCCAGCAAGGTCGCCCCAGCGACCCCGCACAATGGTGCCGTGCCCAAGGATAGGCCCACCCCTTATTTGACGGCCTAGCGTGAGATCACGCTGTGCCGAAGCTCCAGCCGGAGCGCTACCAGGATCAGGAGTTCGTTCGACATGCTGCATTCGCCTCGCCTCACCTCGCTGGCCCTGACCATCGCCATGGTCCTTGGCGCGCCCCTGGCCCGCGCGGCCGAGCCGACCAAGCCCACCGCGGTGCCGGCCACGACGGTATCGGCTGCCGCTTCCGCCAAGGCACCGTTGCCTCTGGACGAGCTGCGCACCTTTGCCGAGGTCATGGACAGGATCAAAGCCGCTTATGTCGAACCTGTAGACGACAAGACCCTGCTGGAAAACGCCATCAAAGGCATGCTCAGCAACCTCGATCCGCACTCCGCCTACCTGGGGCCGGAAGATTTCCAGGAACTGCAGGAAAGCACCAGCGGCGAATTCGGCGGCCTGGGCATCGAAGTCGGTATGGAAGATGGCTTCGTCAAAGTGGTATCGCCAATTGACGACACGCCGGCCTCACGTGCCGGAATCGAAGCCGGCGACCTGATCGTCAAGATCAATGGCCAACCAACTCGCGGCCAGACCATGACTGAAGCGGTCGACAAGATGCGCGGCAAGATCGGTGAGAAAATTACCCTGACGCTGGTACGCGACGGCGGCACGCCATTCGACGTAACCCTTGCCCGCGCAGTCATTCAGGTCAAGAGCGTGAAGAGCCAACTGCTCGAAGACGGCTACGGCTATATCCGTATTACCCAGTTCCAGGTCAAGACCGGTGAAGAAGTCGGCAAGGCCCTGGCCAAGCTGCGCAAAGACAACGGTAAGAAGCTGCGCGGTCTGGTCCTGGACCTGCGCAACAACCCCGGAGGTGTACTGCAATCGGCGGTTGAAGTGGCAGACCACTTCTTGACCAAAGGCTTGATCGTCTACACCAAGGGACGGATTGCCAACTCCGAGCTGCGCTTCTCTGCCGATCCAGCCGACGCCAGTGAAGCAGTACCGCTTGTGGTACTGATCAACGGTGGCAGCGCCTCGGCGTCGGAAATTGTCGCTGGCGCACTGCAAGACCAGAAGCGCGGCGTGCTGATGGGGACCGACAGCTTCGGCAAGGGCTCGGTGCAAACCGTATTGCCGTTGAACAATGATCGTGCGCTCAAGCTCACCACAGCGCTGTATTACACCCCCAATGGCCGTTCGATTCAGGCCCAGGGCATTGTTCCGGACATCGAGGTGCGCCAGGCGAAGTTGACCGCCGAGCAAGACACCGAGAACTTCAAGGAAGCCGACCTGCAAGGCCACTTGGGCAACGGTAATGGTGGTGCCGACCGGCCAACCAGCAACGCCAAGCGCAAAGAGCGGCCACAAGACAACGACTTCCAGCTCAGCCAGGCCCTCAGCCTGCTCAAGGGCTTGAGCATCACCCACAGCAAGTGACGCTCTGCATGCGCTACCTGTTGTGCACCCTTCTGTATCTGTTGAGCAGCGCCGCTTTTGCGGCGCCTGCCCATCAGGGCAAAGCCTACCTGAGCCTGATCATCGATGACCTGGGCCAGAACAGCGCTCGCGACAGCCGTACCTTGGCCCTACCCGGCCCGGTAACACTGGCGATCATGCCCGACACCCCTCATGCCACAGACTTCGCCCGCCAGGCCCACAAGGCTGGAAAGACGGTGATTCTGCACATGCCCATGGACCCGGCAACCGGTCCTTACGCCTGGCATCCGGGTACGCCACTGCCCGAGCTGGCGCAGCGCCTGGCTGCGGCCCTGGACAAGGTGCCTTATGCCGCTGGGATCAACAATCACATGGGCAGTCGCATGACGTCGCAAGCCGAGCCGATGGCCTGGCTTATGGCTGAACTGCAACGCCGTCACCTGTACTTCATCGACAGCCGCACCAGCGCGGCCACCGTGGCCGCGGCCAAGGCTCAAGCACTCGATCTCGCGCATGTGTCGCGGGATGTGTTCCTCGATGATGTACGCACCCCAGAAGCCATTGCCGCGCAACTACAGCAAGGGATCGACTTGGCGCGCAAGCAGGGGTCGGCGGTGCTGATCGGCCACCCCTACCCGCAGACCCTCGAAGTGCTCGAACGCGAACTGCCCCGGCTCAAAAGCCAGGGCATCGAGTGGATCACCATCGGCCAAATGATTGCCCAACGTGGCAACCTGGCCATGCCAGCCCATGGCAAACACGGCCTGTACCAGAACCGCTAGCTGGTCACTCGAAGGGAATAATGCCCTCCACATCAGCCAAGCGCAGTTTGCCCCGATAGATATCCAGCACGTCGTTGTTTTGGGCCGCGCGCATTTGCGCCTCCCGCCCAAGTTTGCGTTGTGCCCAGATTTTCAGATGCCCCTGGGTGAAGCTACGGTCATCGGCGTCCTCGCTGGAGTAGTGGAAGTGCGCCTCCCAAAGGCCCACTCCCCGGTCTTGTCCCAACTCGGGAAGCCGCCTGATTTCATAAACATCCAAATAGTCATGGGCTGCCAATCTCCTGCGCGACACACTACGAGCTATCGTTACCTGTCTTTCCTGGAACAGATACTTCAGGCCATTTGCCGAAGGATGGCTGGTGGTCAAATACAACGACTTGAGCAGATCCCGCTGGTTCGACTCCAGGCGTTGGATGCCGCTGCGCAGCTCTTCGTACAGCGGGGCGTCCACTGAACTCCGCGCTATGCCAGCCATGACTTCCTGCAACTTCTGCGTGTGCTGCTCCATGACCGTCGTCAACCCCAGCGGCTCCTTGGAGTTGCTGTAACGCCGCGCAAGATCAACCACCGAGTTGATTTCATCGAGTAATTTACGCGCACGTTTTCTGATACCGCGCATGTTGTCTGGCGTCGAAGGCGAGGTAGGAGCGAGTGGGTCGCGGGCCGGTGCAACCTCTTCAACCCCCCGCGGGTCGAAGGTTTTCAGGACATTGCCCTGACTGTCCTTCTGTTGGATGACCGGAGCGCCGTCGACCTCCAACTCTTCACCCAGTACGCTCCTACCCTTTTGCGTCAGAACCACGCGCCGTTTACCGCCCCGGGAGTGCTGCGAGTACGTACGAACAGGACGCGGCTCAGCAAGCTCTTGCTCTCGTACCGCCGAAGTCATTTCCTTTCTAGCCGAGTCCTGAAGCTTCTTCAGCGATGCCCGGTACAGCTTGAGTTTCTCACTTCGGATAGCAGGACCGCCCAGACTTGCCAGATAATCAGCCATACAGGCTGCTTCTTCGTACGACTCCAGTACGCCATTGAGGACGTCGAT is a window of Pseudomonas sp. DG56-2 DNA encoding:
- the gpmI gene encoding 2,3-bisphosphoglycerate-independent phosphoglycerate mutase; the encoded protein is MTSTPKPLVLIILDGFGHSESHEYNAIYSANTPVYDRLRATQPHGLISGSGMDVGLPDGQMGNSEVGHMNLGAGRVVYQDFTRVTKSIKDGDFFENAVLCGAVDKAASAGKAVHILGLLSDGGVHSHQDHLIAMAELAAQRGAENIYLHAFLDGRDTPPKSAQSSIELLDATFAKLGKGRIASLIGRYYAMDRDNRWDRVAAAYNLIVDSAAEFTADNAKAGLEAAYARGESDEFVKATRVGAAVKVEDGDAVIFMNFRADRARELSRVFVEADFNEFPRARLPKLAAYIGLTQYSAKIPAPAAFAPGSLDNVLGEYLAKNGKTQLRIAETEKYAHVTFFFSGGREEPFEGEERILIPSPKVATYDLQPEMSAPEVTDRIVEAIEQQRYDVIVVNYANGDMVGHSGVFEAAVKAVEALDLCVGRIVQALDKVGGEALITADHGNVEQMEDACTGQAHTAHTTEPVPFIYVGKRNVKVREGGVLADVAPTMLKLLGLEKPAEMTGESILVEG
- a CDS encoding murein hydrolase activator EnvC, producing the protein MFRVLIVLAMSCLLSPAFADERAQTQQQLDATRQDIAELKKMLGQLQQEKSGVQKDLRNTETDIGKLEKQVEALQQELKKTEGELERLDQEKKKLQSARVEQQRLIAIQARSAYQNGREEYLKLLLNQQNPEKFARTLTYYDYLSQARLAQLRSFNETLRQLANVEQDISLQQAQLLAQQGNLDAQRQELEKVRSERQQVLAKLNTDVKARDQKLQAREQDQADLSKVLKTIEETLARQAREAEAARQKALLAAQEAQKQRQRDALAASSSATPSKPKALPGPLVSSSGETFGGAFSSARGKLPWPVNGRLLARFGEARGGDSRAKWDGVMISASAGSQVRAVHGGRVVFADWLRGAGLLVILDHGNGYLSLYGHNQSLLKSAGDVVKAGEAISTVGDSGGQNSSGLYFAIRQQGRPSDPAQWCRAQG
- a CDS encoding S41 family peptidase → MLHSPRLTSLALTIAMVLGAPLARAAEPTKPTAVPATTVSAAASAKAPLPLDELRTFAEVMDRIKAAYVEPVDDKTLLENAIKGMLSNLDPHSAYLGPEDFQELQESTSGEFGGLGIEVGMEDGFVKVVSPIDDTPASRAGIEAGDLIVKINGQPTRGQTMTEAVDKMRGKIGEKITLTLVRDGGTPFDVTLARAVIQVKSVKSQLLEDGYGYIRITQFQVKTGEEVGKALAKLRKDNGKKLRGLVLDLRNNPGGVLQSAVEVADHFLTKGLIVYTKGRIANSELRFSADPADASEAVPLVVLINGGSASASEIVAGALQDQKRGVLMGTDSFGKGSVQTVLPLNNDRALKLTTALYYTPNGRSIQAQGIVPDIEVRQAKLTAEQDTENFKEADLQGHLGNGNGGADRPTSNAKRKERPQDNDFQLSQALSLLKGLSITHSK
- a CDS encoding divergent polysaccharide deacetylase family protein yields the protein MRYLLCTLLYLLSSAAFAAPAHQGKAYLSLIIDDLGQNSARDSRTLALPGPVTLAIMPDTPHATDFARQAHKAGKTVILHMPMDPATGPYAWHPGTPLPELAQRLAAALDKVPYAAGINNHMGSRMTSQAEPMAWLMAELQRRHLYFIDSRTSAATVAAAKAQALDLAHVSRDVFLDDVRTPEAIAAQLQQGIDLARKQGSAVLIGHPYPQTLEVLERELPRLKSQGIEWITIGQMIAQRGNLAMPAHGKHGLYQNR